GCAAACTGCGGAAAATTCAAACAAGCCCGATACCGTTTACTGGGCGCAGCACCGCACCGATAGCCTTACCGCCCAGCAAGCGCACCTATACGCAAATATCAACCGGCTGGAGGGTATGCCATCTTTTAAAAAACTAACCTGGATAGCAGGAACCCTTACCAGCGGGTTTGCAGCTGTGGGGCCTACTCAGCTGGGGCCAATAGGATCTTTTTTTGCATATGATAACCAGGAGGGGGCCCGTTTCCAGGTGGGCGGGCGCACAACGCCGCAACTCAGCAGGTTCATTTTTCTGGAAGGCTATACAGCTTACGGCATAAAAGATGAAAAAGCCAAATACAATTTGGTAACCTATTTTTCTTTAAATAAAACAGCACCATACGTTTACCCTAACGACTATTTTAAAATAAGCTACCGGTATGATGTCGATTTGCCGGGGCAAAGCTTTGCCGTAAGTAGCCAACAGGCCGCGCTTACATCGTTTCATACCGGTACCACCAATTACTGGCTGTATAACCGCATTTTTACGGTGGCCTATGTTAAGGATTTCGAAAATCATTTCTCGTACAACCTGGCCTTTCGCAACTGGAACCAGCGACCCGCCGGAACGTTGTTGTTTCAATCAAATAACGACAATAGCTTAATCAATAGCCTCACAACCAGCGAAGTTGCCCTGGGCCTGCGGTATGCGCCCCACGAGCAAATAATACAAGGCCCGCGCGAACGCCATACCATTTATAGCAAATACCCAATTTTTAACTTACAAATTAACCATGGCTTTGCCGGCCTGCTCAATGGGGCTTATGATTACAATAACATATCGGCAAATATTTATAAGCGCTTTTACCTTTCGCAATTAGGTTACACGGATGTCACGCTGTTGGGTGCCCTTATTACAGGTAAAGTGCCGTTTCCTTTGCTCAATATTCCATCGGCCAATCAGTCGTTAAGGTACAATCCCGATGGTTATAACAACATGAATTACCTGGAATTTGTGACCGACCATTACGCCGGTATTAATATAACCCATGCCTTCAACGGCTTTTTCCTGAATAAGATACCTTTGATAGAACACCTTAAATGGCGCGAATTTATTTCGTTTAAAGCCATATATGGCGGTTTACGTAATGAAAACAATCCGCTGTACTCTGCCAACCTGTATAACCTGCCCCCGGCACTGGGCAACGCCAACGGCACCTACCCCCTGGGTAGCACTCCTTACGTCGAGGCCGGTGTTGGTATAGGCAATATATTTAAATTGCTGCGGGTTGATGTTATCAAACGCTTCAACTACCTCGACCATCCCGGCGTAAACCAGTACGGCATTAAGTTTAGTATTAACCCCGATTTTTAGGGGGAGGAGCTTCGGCTTTTTTTTAATTTCGTCCTTGGGGGGGCGTGGTGGCAATGTACGCAAGGACAACAGGGAGGGGTTTTACTGGCAGGTCATTAGATATCAGAGTTATAAAAAAATACAAAAACCTATCGGGTTATTTTGTATTTTTGAATATACTGAATTTGCGATGGAGCAGGATATTCCTTTAGAATTAATGGTTAAAAAGGGCAAAATGACAAAGAAGCCCTGGTTGATGACTCCTGCCGAGCGCGGGGAGTGGCTTAGCAGTATGCAAAAGGGAGCAAAAGCTTATCTTTTTTCAATAGGCCAACCTATGGTTTATAAAAAAGGAGGGGATTTTATAGCGGAGTATGCCGATGGGAGCACCAAGGTTTTAAGATAAATGTCGGCTATTTATATTATTGCTGGTCCGCCAGGGATAGGCAAAAGCACCAGCGGTGATGAGTTTATTGATCCTGAATTGGATATTTTGAACGAGGATGAAATGCGCTTTAAATACAAAGCACAAGGATATGTCGACTATAACGAATATTCTATTCATCGTGTGAGAAACACAATACGTCAAAAACTGATTCGGAACGAGGATTTTGCACTCGAGCTAAATCTTGGATATAGCCATCAATATCAATATATACTTTCAATAAAAAACTTCCGGCACGAAAATAAACTTCACGTAATATTGTTTTTTACCGACGATATAAATTTATGCCTGACAAGAGCTAAGGAACGGTATGAAAGTGGCCGGCACCTGGTAAAGCCCGAAGTTATCCGTGAGATGTACGCCAATACAATTCCCTTATTGAAGGGCAATTTTTATATGATTGATGAATTGGTTTTGCTGGATTCAAATAATCATGGTGAATTGATATTGGTGGCTAACTACGAGAAAGAAACCAACCAATTTATTATTCATGATGATAGTCCGGATTGGTTTAGTAAAAACCTGAAACCGTTTTTAAAAGGTAGGATGTGCTTTTGAGCCAACTTCTTTTCTTTATCGTTTTTATGGATGCTTCTTTCTTTGTTAAATTGTCTGGAAGAGGGAGTTTGCGTAAAAACTCTTTGGCTTTTGCAACCCTATCCCAAAAACGAAGCACCAATAATATCGAACACCGAATTTCGAATGTCCAACACCGAAAATTACTTTCAGTGTTCGATATTAAAAGCATGCGCATTTATAACGCCCGTGTTACTTTAAACTCACACCTACCGCTGCCCTTGTTTCGTCATAAAACAAATTCAATGTTTTGGGTTTAGTGCCGGTTGGCAAACGGTAAGTTATCTCGTTTGATTCTTTTGTCGATTCGGCCTCGGCAGAAACATAACCTCCGGATGTTTGCGATATGGAGGTATTATTATCAAGCACCAACCGAAAATCCGACGGTGAAACACCAACGCTGCTGCTGCCAATTTTATTTTTATTGGTAATCGTAATCTTAAATGTCATTTCAATTCCTTCCGATTTGCCGTCGGGGTCGCTTAGGTCGGTCGCGCTTACCGGGCTTATTTTTATGCTTGCTTCTTTTTGTTTGCCAAGTAGGGCGCTATCGGGCGTAAACGATATGGTGTACGTTTTGGGGCTGTTACCGGCCGGCGCATCGGCATGGGCCACAGTCTCTTTCGGGGTATCTTGTTTAACTGCACTATCAGTTTTGCCATTAGCTTCACCGGTGCCGTTTTTTGGCTTACAGGCAAATACAAGCAGTGAAACAGAGAGCATGGCGAATAACGATTTTGTTTTCATAGTGATTTTATTGTAGTTGATAATATATTGATTTTAGTTTTTTTGAGGGTATGGTGTTTTTGGTGTTTGTCTGCTAATTACAGTTAATGCTTCTTGGGTTGGTTGGGCTTCCGCAAGAGAACTCATATTTACTTTGGCTGTATTTGGGGCTGGGGTTATCGGTAACCTCAAGCGGGACCATAAATTGATCATTATATCCCGGCATGGTTACCTGTTCGGCTGAGCCATTGCCCAACGCCACGTTTTTGCCGGCAGTGCTGCCGTTAAAACTGTAATCAATCAGCGCATCCAGTAGCCTGTATACCCCATAGTAATCATAAGCATCATACGCGTTTCTTGAATTGGGCAGCGTGTGGTACGTGGTATAATTGTAACCGGCAACTGTAGATGGTTTGAGGTAATAGAAATCCTTTTCACTATTGGCTATATTGATGTTTTTAAAAATATCGATGGCCAGCCGGTGGTCGTTAATCACATCTTCATCATAAACCTGGCTTATCATTTTAGTATTGGCCGGAAAGCTTTGCAATTGGGCCTGGGTAATCTGGTAGCTGTACCAGGGCGCCATCGTAAACAGCAAACGCCCGTTTTGTCCCCAACCGTTTTGGGTAAAAGCTTTATAGCCCAGGCCTATGGAGGCTCCGCCGCCGAAGGAATGCCCCATAAAGCCCACTTTTTTGGTATCTATAATATTAGGGTAATCTGCCGCTGCTTTGGTAAAGCCAGCCCACAGGGTATAGTAACGATGATCGACACTGATATCGTTTGTTGCATACGGAACAAACACCACTACATAGCCTTTTTTGGCAATGAATTCAAACAGCCCGCGGTTGTATTCCTTATTTTCGCCGCCATAGGGGTGCGAGTAAAATATGGTTGGCCTGGGCGTGCTGATACCGGCCGGGTAAAAGATGGTTACACTGGTGCCCGAGTATTCGGGATTGGCGAAACTGATTTCGGCAACCTGGTAGGAGCCATCAGCGCCGTATCCTGATGCCGGCCGGGAAATAGGCCCCTGCAGGTCGTCATCTGGCGGCGGGGTCTTGGTAGTGTTACCGCTTTTTGAACACGCCGGCAATATCACAAGCAGCAGCATGGTTTTAAATAAAATGTTTTTCATTTTTTGGATCGCTTTCATCGGCTGGTTGTTAAATGTTAAACCTTTTTTCAGATGCATAGCCTTAAAACAAGGCCTGAGTTTTACAAATAGCGCTAAACTTCCGAAAAAGGGATGCGAACCGGCGGTATGTGGGGTTCCTGTTCCATTTTCCAGGCTTATTAAGCTTTATACCTGTTTATATGATGCAAAGATGTTTTTTTAGGGGTAGAGGCAAAGTGTAAAAAGGGCGAAGCTGTAAAAAGCGGGGGTGAAATTCACGCAAAATAAAAACGACGCGCCGGGAATTCAGGGAAATCACTTTTAAAAGTTGACCCTGAAGAAATGTAACTCTTAAGGAGCAAAAAAAGGGTTCACTATTTATTTTCTACAAACAGGTAGCCTCTACGAGGCAGCTTGGAAGTGTATTATCGTTTAAAGGTTAACCGTTTGTAGATGAAGAAGTGTAAAAGGGATTTCCATGTCCGGGAATCAAAATTCTCATCACATACTGAAACAAAAAGCTATTTTTAATCAAAAAATATTGATGAAACGTTTACTGGTATCCCTTTTCATTTTAACGTTGTTTATAACCGGGGTAGAAGCCCAGGACGCTATCGGCACAAGTAAGCATGAAAAGAAGGTTTTAAAACTGATAAACTCGTTACCTGAGATTATAAGGGCCAGGAAGTATATGGCAGAACATACTAAAGAGAAGCGGACGTTAAAAGCTTATATAGAAAGCACGCCT
The genomic region above belongs to Mucilaginibacter sp. KACC 22773 and contains:
- a CDS encoding alpha/beta hydrolase family protein is translated as MKAIQKMKNILFKTMLLLVILPACSKSGNTTKTPPPDDDLQGPISRPASGYGADGSYQVAEISFANPEYSGTSVTIFYPAGISTPRPTIFYSHPYGGENKEYNRGLFEFIAKKGYVVVFVPYATNDISVDHRYYTLWAGFTKAAADYPNIIDTKKVGFMGHSFGGGASIGLGYKAFTQNGWGQNGRLLFTMAPWYSYQITQAQLQSFPANTKMISQVYDEDVINDHRLAIDIFKNINIANSEKDFYYLKPSTVAGYNYTTYHTLPNSRNAYDAYDYYGVYRLLDALIDYSFNGSTAGKNVALGNGSAEQVTMPGYNDQFMVPLEVTDNPSPKYSQSKYEFSCGSPTNPRSINCN